The following are encoded in a window of Castanea sativa cultivar Marrone di Chiusa Pesio chromosome 9, ASM4071231v1 genomic DNA:
- the LOC142610532 gene encoding metallothionein-like protein type 2: MSCCGGNCGCGSGCKCGSGCGGCKMFPDLSSEKTTTETLIVGVAPQKTHVEGSEMGVGAENGGCKCGSNCTCDPCNC; encoded by the exons ATGTCGTGCTGTGGTGGAAACTGTGGCTGCGGATCTGGCTGCAAGTGCGGCAGCGGCTGTGGAGG ATGCAAGATGTTCCCTGATTTGAGCTCAGAGAAGACCACCACCGAGACTCTTATTGTTGGTGTTGCTCCCCAGAAGAC ACACGTTGAGGGATCTGAGATGGGCGTAGGAGCTGAGAATGGAGGCTGCAAGTGCGGATCCAACTGCACCTGTGACCCTTGCAATTGTTAA